The Pseudobacteroides sp. genomic interval GAAACACTGACAGGTATTGATCTTATTATCGATGATACACCGGAAGCGGTTATTCTATCCGGTTTTGATCCAATAAAGAGAGAAGTGGCAAGGATAACATTGGAAAAGCTAATACTGGATGGAAGAATTCACCCAGCCAGAATAGAAGAAATGGTTGAGAAAGCCAAGAAGGAAGTTGAAAACACAATCCGTCAAGAAGGCGACCGTGCAACATTTGAAACAGGTGTACACGGATTACATCCTGAGGTTATCAAGCTTTTAGGTAAGCTTAGATTCAGGACAAGCTACGGACAGAATGTATTAAACCATTCTATAGAAGTAGCACAGCTTGCAGGATTAATGGCAGCTGAACTTGGTGTAGATGTTACTCTTGCTAAAAGAGCAGGTTTACTGCATGACATTGGAAAAGCAGTAGATCATGAGATTGAAGGCTCCCATGTTACTATAGGAGCTGATTTGGCAAAGAAGTACAAGGAAAATAATGATGTAGTAAGTGCAATTTTATCTCACCATGGAGATATAGAAGCTACTTCAATAGTAGCGGTTCTTGTTCAGGCAGCAGATTCTATTTCTGCAGCAAGACCTGGTGCAAGGAGAGAAACTTTGGAATCATACATCAAACGTCTGGAAAAACTTGAAGAAATTGCAAATTCTTTCAGTGGGGTAGAAAAGTCTTTTGCAATTCAAGCAGGTAGGGAAGTCAGGATTATGGTTAAGCCTGAAGACGTTACTGACGAAGGTATGATAATGATGACTCGTGAGATAGTCAAGAAGATCGAAAGTGAGCTTGAGTATCCGGGTCAGATAAAAGTAAATGTAATAAGAGAAGTTAGAGCTATTGAATATGCAAAATAGTAAAGATTTATATACATAAAAAGCGTGGTGACACGCTTTTTGTGCTTTAAAGATTATTTTTCAAAGCATAATTGATAAATTTATTAATTATTAATGTTAAGGTTAATAACACTTTTATCATTGAAATGGAGGATTAGGGTTGAGGGTTTTGTTTATTGGCGATATTGTCGGCAGTCCTGGAAGAAAAGCAGCAAAAGAAATGATAAATAAATTGAAAAAGGAAGAAGAAGTTGATTTTTGTATTGTTAATGGTGAAAATGCAGCAGGGGGAAGCGGAATAACATATGTTATTGCTCAGGAATTGTATAATAATGGGGTGGATGGGATAACCATGGGTAATCACACATGGTCAAAACATGAGATTTTAAACTTCATTGAAAGTGACAACAAGATGGCAAGGCCTGCAAATTACCCTCAAGATTTGCCTGGAAAAGGGTATGCCATATTAAGCGGCAAAAATGGGAAAATTGCAATAATGAACCTTTTAGGCAGAATATATATGGACAATATAGATTGTCCTTTTAAAGCCGCTGACAGAGAGTTGGAACAAATAAAAAAAGAGGTTAAGGTGGTTATTGTAGATTTCCATGCAGAGGCTACTTCGGAAAAAACTGCAATGGCTTGGTATTTGGATGGCAGAGTAAGCTGTGTTTTAGGTACCCATACCCATGTACAGACAGCAGATGAAAGGATTTTCCCTTTCGGTACGGGATTTATAACTGATGTCGGTATGACAGGGCCTTATGATGGTGTTATCGGTGTTAATAAGGATATTATACTTAAAAAGTTTCTTACCAATATGCCGCAACGATTTGAAGTAGCAAATGGAAGGGTAATATTTAATGCAGTGTTGCTAGATATTGACGAAAAAAATGGAAAAACTACAAATATTAGAAGAATAAGTTTGATAATGGAAGCCAGGTAGCAATAATTTGCCTAAAATGAATTCAAAAAAAGGATTTTCGATTTTTATGTAGAATATTTTAATATATGAAAAAGTTTTAGGGGGTACGAGTATGGACGTATTAAAAGTCTCATCAAAATCCAATCCAAATTCTATTGCTGGTGCTTTAGCAGGTGTTATTCGTGAAAAGGGTTCTGCAGAAATACAAGCTATAGGAGCTGGTGCATTGAATCAAGCGGTTAAGGCTATCGCAATTGCCCGCGGCTTTGTTGCCCCATCTGGAATCGAACTTATTTGCATCCCGGCTTTTACTGACATAGTGATTGACGGTGAAGA includes:
- a CDS encoding stage V sporulation protein S, with product MDVLKVSSKSNPNSIAGALAGVIREKGSAEIQAIGAGALNQAVKAIAIARGFVAPSGIELICIPAFTDIVIDGEERTAIKLLVEPRR
- a CDS encoding TIGR00282 family metallophosphoesterase, which produces MRVLFIGDIVGSPGRKAAKEMINKLKKEEEVDFCIVNGENAAGGSGITYVIAQELYNNGVDGITMGNHTWSKHEILNFIESDNKMARPANYPQDLPGKGYAILSGKNGKIAIMNLLGRIYMDNIDCPFKAADRELEQIKKEVKVVIVDFHAEATSEKTAMAWYLDGRVSCVLGTHTHVQTADERIFPFGTGFITDVGMTGPYDGVIGVNKDIILKKFLTNMPQRFEVANGRVIFNAVLLDIDEKNGKTTNIRRISLIMEAR
- the rny gene encoding ribonuclease Y produces the protein MCIIKFAIGLLIGIGIAVIASFIFFKLGIKFRKKQAEEKIGGAENEAVKILNEAVKQAESKKREVLLEAKEEIHKSKETLEKEIRDRRNEVQRLERRLLQKEETLDRKMEALEQKDEQLNKKTKEVQGLQDKTLEIQKKQIEELERISGLSVEDAKDYLLRNIESEVKHEAAILIKEIEAKAKEEADKKAKDIIACSIQKCAADHVSEITVSVVPLPNDEMKGRIIGREGRNIRTLETLTGIDLIIDDTPEAVILSGFDPIKREVARITLEKLILDGRIHPARIEEMVEKAKKEVENTIRQEGDRATFETGVHGLHPEVIKLLGKLRFRTSYGQNVLNHSIEVAQLAGLMAAELGVDVTLAKRAGLLHDIGKAVDHEIEGSHVTIGADLAKKYKENNDVVSAILSHHGDIEATSIVAVLVQAADSISAARPGARRETLESYIKRLEKLEEIANSFSGVEKSFAIQAGREVRIMVKPEDVTDEGMIMMTREIVKKIESELEYPGQIKVNVIREVRAIEYAK